A portion of the Rhinolophus sinicus isolate RSC01 linkage group LG03, ASM3656204v1, whole genome shotgun sequence genome contains these proteins:
- the RORA gene encoding nuclear receptor ROR-alpha isoform X4 translates to MMYFVIAAMKAQIEIIPCKICGDKSSGIHYGVITCEGCKGFFRRSQQSNATYSCPRQKNCLIDRTSRNRCQHCRLQKCLAVGMSRDAVKFGRMSKKQRDSLYAEVQKHRMQQQQRDHQQQPGEAEPLTPTYNISANGLTELHDDLSNYIDGHTPEGSKADSAVSSFYLDIQPSPDQSGLDINGIKPEPICDYTPASGFFPYCSFTNGETSPTVSMAELEHLAQNISKSHLETCQYLREELQQITWQTFLQEEIENYQSKQREVMWQLCAIKITEAIQYVVEFAKRIDGFMELCQNDQIVLLKAGSLEVVFIRMCRAFDSQNNTVYFDGKYASPDVFKSLGCEDFISFVFEFGKSLCSMHLTEDEIALFSAFVLMSADRSWLQEKVKIEKLQQKIQLALQHVLQKNHREDGILTKLICKVSTLRALCGRHTEKLMAFKAIYPDIVRLHFPPLYKELFTSEFEPAMQIDG, encoded by the exons GGCTTTTTCAGGAGAAGTCAGCAAAGCAATGCCACCTACTCCTGTCCTCGTCAGAAGAACTGTTTGATTGATCGAACCAGTAGAAACCGCTGTCAACACTGTCGATTACAGAAATGCCTTGCCGTAGGGATGTCTCGAGATG CTGTAAAATTTGGCCGAATGTCGAAAAAGCAAAGAGACAGCTTGTACGCAGAAGTGCAGAAACACAggatgcagcagcagcagcgagaCCACCAACAGCAGCCTGGAGAGGCCGAGCCACTGACTCCGACCTACAACATCTCGGCCAACGGGCTGACGGAACTTCACGATGACCTCAGCAACTACATTGACGGGCACACCCCTGAGGGGAGCAAGGCAGACTCAGCCGTCAGCAGCTTCTACCTGGACATACAGCCTTCCCCGGACCAGTCAGGTCTTGATATCAATGGAATCAAACCAGAACCAATATGTGACTACACACCAGCATCAGGTTTCTTTCCCTACTGTTCTTTCACCAATGGAGAGACTTCCCCAACTGTGTCCATGGCAGAATTAG AACATCTTGCACAGAATATATCTAAATCACATCTGGAAACTTGCCAATACTTGAGAGAAGAGCTCCAGCAGATAACGTGGCAGACCTTTCTGCAGGAGGAGATTGAGAACTATCAAAGCAAG CAGCGGGAGGTAATGTGGCAGTTGTGTGCCATCAAAATCACAGAAGCGATACAGTATGTGGTGGAGTTTGCCAAACgcattgatggatttatggaaCTGTGTCAAAACGATCAAATTGTGCTTCTCAAAGCAG GTTCTCTAGAGGTGGTGTTTATCAGAATGTGCCGTGCCTTCGACTCTCAGAACAACACCGTGTACTTTGATGGGAAATACGCTAGCCCCGATGTGTTCAAATCCTTAG GTTGTGAAGACTTTATTAGCTTTGTATTTGAATTTGGAAAGAGTTTATGTTCTATGCACCTGACTGAAGATGAAATAGCATTGTTTTCTGCATTTGTACTGATGTCAGCAG ATCGCTCGTGGCTGCAGGAAAAGgtaaaaattgaaaaactgcAACAGAAAATTCAGCTAGCTCTTCAACATGTCCTACAGAAGAATCACCGAGAAGACGGAATACTAACAAAG TTAATATGCAAGGTGTCTACATTAAGAGCCTTATGTGGACGACATACAGAAAAGCTAATGGCATTTAAAGCAATATACCCAGACATTGTGCGACTTCATTTTCCTCCATTATACAAGGAGTTGTTCACTTCAGAATTTGAGCCAGCAATGCAAATTGATGGGTAA
- the RORA gene encoding nuclear receptor ROR-alpha isoform X3 translates to MLTGSHSAFGISVTKKTHTSQIEIIPCKICGDKSSGIHYGVITCEGCKGFFRRSQQSNATYSCPRQKNCLIDRTSRNRCQHCRLQKCLAVGMSRDAVKFGRMSKKQRDSLYAEVQKHRMQQQQRDHQQQPGEAEPLTPTYNISANGLTELHDDLSNYIDGHTPEGSKADSAVSSFYLDIQPSPDQSGLDINGIKPEPICDYTPASGFFPYCSFTNGETSPTVSMAELEHLAQNISKSHLETCQYLREELQQITWQTFLQEEIENYQSKQREVMWQLCAIKITEAIQYVVEFAKRIDGFMELCQNDQIVLLKAGSLEVVFIRMCRAFDSQNNTVYFDGKYASPDVFKSLGCEDFISFVFEFGKSLCSMHLTEDEIALFSAFVLMSADRSWLQEKVKIEKLQQKIQLALQHVLQKNHREDGILTKLICKVSTLRALCGRHTEKLMAFKAIYPDIVRLHFPPLYKELFTSEFEPAMQIDG, encoded by the exons GGCTTTTTCAGGAGAAGTCAGCAAAGCAATGCCACCTACTCCTGTCCTCGTCAGAAGAACTGTTTGATTGATCGAACCAGTAGAAACCGCTGTCAACACTGTCGATTACAGAAATGCCTTGCCGTAGGGATGTCTCGAGATG CTGTAAAATTTGGCCGAATGTCGAAAAAGCAAAGAGACAGCTTGTACGCAGAAGTGCAGAAACACAggatgcagcagcagcagcgagaCCACCAACAGCAGCCTGGAGAGGCCGAGCCACTGACTCCGACCTACAACATCTCGGCCAACGGGCTGACGGAACTTCACGATGACCTCAGCAACTACATTGACGGGCACACCCCTGAGGGGAGCAAGGCAGACTCAGCCGTCAGCAGCTTCTACCTGGACATACAGCCTTCCCCGGACCAGTCAGGTCTTGATATCAATGGAATCAAACCAGAACCAATATGTGACTACACACCAGCATCAGGTTTCTTTCCCTACTGTTCTTTCACCAATGGAGAGACTTCCCCAACTGTGTCCATGGCAGAATTAG AACATCTTGCACAGAATATATCTAAATCACATCTGGAAACTTGCCAATACTTGAGAGAAGAGCTCCAGCAGATAACGTGGCAGACCTTTCTGCAGGAGGAGATTGAGAACTATCAAAGCAAG CAGCGGGAGGTAATGTGGCAGTTGTGTGCCATCAAAATCACAGAAGCGATACAGTATGTGGTGGAGTTTGCCAAACgcattgatggatttatggaaCTGTGTCAAAACGATCAAATTGTGCTTCTCAAAGCAG GTTCTCTAGAGGTGGTGTTTATCAGAATGTGCCGTGCCTTCGACTCTCAGAACAACACCGTGTACTTTGATGGGAAATACGCTAGCCCCGATGTGTTCAAATCCTTAG GTTGTGAAGACTTTATTAGCTTTGTATTTGAATTTGGAAAGAGTTTATGTTCTATGCACCTGACTGAAGATGAAATAGCATTGTTTTCTGCATTTGTACTGATGTCAGCAG ATCGCTCGTGGCTGCAGGAAAAGgtaaaaattgaaaaactgcAACAGAAAATTCAGCTAGCTCTTCAACATGTCCTACAGAAGAATCACCGAGAAGACGGAATACTAACAAAG TTAATATGCAAGGTGTCTACATTAAGAGCCTTATGTGGACGACATACAGAAAAGCTAATGGCATTTAAAGCAATATACCCAGACATTGTGCGACTTCATTTTCCTCCATTATACAAGGAGTTGTTCACTTCAGAATTTGAGCCAGCAATGCAAATTGATGGGTAA